aaaatattaaaatggaaatattaatatattgtgtttatatataattttatttacctgagttatttttttcatctttagTTGCAACTATTTTATCATAGTTCCCATCCCTTACATTTGACAAATATAGCCCATTGACACATATACTGCCAAGCATTAAGTTCTGAAAAAATGGggaaaatagaaaaaatatccAAAAATTGTTTCTatcattttttccttttttttttcctttttttttttccttttttttttttccttttttttttcctttttttctccttttttcTCCCTTTTTAATACTAACATCATTTGCGAACAGGTAGCTTGATTGTAGAACTCCGCTATggtaatttatatttttctcatAAATTAGTGCATAGTCACttcgaaaaaataaaatgaagtAGAGTGAAACAGAATTAAATaaggaataaaaaaacatttaaacaatgtacatatattatgtGACAATTTTAGGAATACCTTTCTCTTTCCAATTggttattatttgtattttccACGAGTCTATACAAATAAActttccctttttttttttgctcaCTATTATGCTCCTCTTTATTCGTTTTAAGCTGATATGTTGATATAGCGGTTAGACCGAAATGCTCACTAAGTTTGtaatctataaaaaaaataaaaaataaaaaaataaataaatatacaaataaatgataccattttttatagatataCAAAAGTGTAATCCATTTCATAttagtataaaaattatgtgtATTTTTGTGTTTTTGGTTATTTTCGCTTTAACCACAATAATTTGATAATGTTATGCTGGGAAAAACACAAATATCATCACAACAGTAtttcaaattatattttttctctatCATTGTTTCTATAATTTTATCACTATATTATgttaacaaataatatatattcatatatgtatccatttgtattatatccatagttaatatttaaaacatgTATAGCTagctaattttttttttttttttttttttttatatttattttattatattttcattttttattgtttttttttttgctaagctttttaaaaaatatttgtttcGTTATTATGAGTATGTGctaattttttctttcattttttgaaaacgtatttttttgcatttttcacatttttcacattttttccccatttttcacatttttccCACTTTTTCCCATTCTCGTATTCCCAAATAGCCGAACTATTATCCCCCACAATCCTATCAGAAATGTTTTAGTCAATTCAGCATAAATAACAAAACTGATAATTAATATAcgtgtgtatatatgtaaatattagTTACATTTTTAGAATGTATTATGAGTATATGTAATAGTTACTAAAATAAGAAGATATAGCTacacattatttttaatgaacTCAcgatttcttcttttttttttattcttaaaattttgtttttgttacattaaaaatattaatagatTTACAAATAGCAGTTTTTCAATCttaaaaagtgaaaaagACCAAGGacaaaatagaaaaaaaaataaaaaaatttatttaaataatactgGCCATTCTacatatgaatataaaaatgttttaaaaaatggcGAGATTAATGATGTTGGTactatagaaaatataacaGATAATTTTAGTTGTGatgaagataaaaatattagtaTAAAATTTCTAAATGCAAATAAAGAAGAGGATTATAACGACCTATATTTCTATcacatatttaaaaaaataaatattattaaaaaaaataaatatatatacacaccaGCAAAATATGAAGCAATACGATCATATATAAAGAGAGAATTAAATGATTGTTTAGACATAAATACTacatcttatatatttaaacttTCCGAatattttccaaaaaatattttagatGTATCCGTATATGTaaatgaaattataaatattcttaGTTTTTTTACATTCAACAATGTtaataatgtaaataaaataactaGTTGTCatattgataatataaaaggagaaaaaaataaattaaatgaaaatttgAACAATTTATCTgaacaaattaatattattaataataatcaaaGAAACCATAATGTTGATACTAATAATTGTGATGGAATTATAAATACACACATTAGTTCTAATGTacttatagaaaaaaatcaCATGAACagtgttcataattttatgaACAAATCAGAAGAAAATTGTCCAAATTTGGTTTTAGAAGGAgatcaaaataatttatatgatgaagaaaaaatacaaatgatAAAAGAAGCATACATAAATAAACTAAAAGGGAAAAATGAAGAGACTACCAAATTATGTAACTCTTACAACGATGTTGATAATACTAACAATATTACTAGCGATATTAAGGATGAAAATTTGTTTAAATCaatacaaaaagaaaaagatagTACAAAAATTAGCAAAGTAATAAGCAAGGATGAAAACTATAAATCATTTAGctactttttttttcggCTAGTTGATGCAATTAGTGGATTATTTTGTTGCATAGGAAAAAGGAACAAAAGAGaagaaatttataattatttaaaaaattttaaatctattgaaaaaataaaaaattatagtataaccgatattaaatttaatacagattttatgatatacattataagattaacaaaatataagcatgataattttatttgttctttaaaaaaattaaaaatgtatgaCACTGAAacgattaaaaaaatatttttaaattcaatatatgataatattttagatctagaatatataaaaaatttagaacatgaatatattataaaggAAGGAAAGGGAAAAAAAGTTTCCAACAAAATATTTAAcgatttaaatgaaaataaaaattgtgataataatataaagacAACACATAATTCAGGCAAGACAGAAAATGTtataagtaaaaatataaaccaAACAAATCTTACAGAAATtgaaaagaaatataaatttttattacaaaataaattagaaGAACAATCCATTAAAAAACAAGTtccaaaaataaatgaaggcgatttaaaaaatttaataaaagatATTATAGGTAAAAATGttttcacaaaaaaaaaaaaaaaaaaaaaaaaaaaaaatgacaataAAGTATTACCTGTATATATACACGAAATCGAGGAAACTCATATAATGGAAATATTGtcaaaaaacaaatataaccATATAAATATGGGCTCTATAACTGTGAAAAAtctcataaaaaaaattaatacctTACTTCGTTCATACGATATTAACATTGCCGTTCAGGTGAAAAAGGGAAATATTACCATTTgtgatgaaaaaattatgaacagttcagaaaaaaatgaaaaaacacCTGAACAAAATAGTAGCGATAATAATAGTGCCAATATTGAGAGCGAACAAAATAATGGAGAAGTTAAACAAGAAGAAAGCGAAacgaaaaaaacaaaaacggATTTATGTGTCGACTTAAGCGATATAACATTGTCAGATGTAAAAGATTATATACATGGTGATGAACATAATggaatagaaaatataaatagtgaTGGCCAAATTGTTCAAAATGGCGAGAtagaaaatgtaaatattgaTGGTCAACTTGTTCAAAATGGCGAGATGgacgaaaaaaatgttttaaaatattttgacgtaacagaaaataaaaattcaataatatttgaaattaatgattatattttggAAAACGAAAATAAATCGACAGAAAAACAAATAGGGGAATCAATCAAATTCGGAAATGTAGAAAAacttaatgaaaattatttgaCTCAGATTGAGAACGAAATAATAAATGGGTACGAAGAGGGAAGCAGCACCGACACAGCGGATCAAACCGAAAATAATGAACCCGATATGAACTTGCCAAAAAGGGCTGATAAAGTGGAAGTGGAAGTGGAAATGGAAGAGGAAGAGGAAAACGAGGCGGAAAATGAGGCGGAAAATGAGGCAGAAAATGAGGCGGAAAATGAGGCGGAAGAAGACGAAAACGAGATGAGCGgagggaaaaaaaaaaaaaaaatcaacaaGGAGAACAAAGAAATAGAAAAGCTAAAGGTGCATTTTCgatatataaacaataataaactaaaatacaattttgaaaatgtatatgcaaaaaatatcgaagaaaaaatagaattattattatttattttaaagaatgaaaataaaaaaaaaattattatatctactgatgaaaaagaaacaaatttaataaaaatgaaatgtaAAATTGAAAAGGTAGAATATGAAGATATTGTAAgtactttaaaaaatataaaatattattttttaaaaaacacAAACTCAAATAAttcatgttttatatttatgaatgAAATTGAAAATACATTAGCTTTGCGAAAAATATTTCGAGGAATAagagaaaatgaaaatgatgaaaaaaaaatgacagtatatcatttttataatagtGAACATAAATCTTGTGTccttaaaaaattattttattctataACAAATGATGAAGATATTTATTCAGCATATTTaggtaaaataaaaaataaaaaatctaCAAATAAGCATATCGAAAAAGGAAATATTATCGATAATAAAGCTGGGCCGATTTTTGGACAAACTTCTGAccgaaatataaaaacacaCACGTTTGGAAAAtgtagtaaaaaaaattatgtaaattataaaaatgataaaaatgatgtaGATGATGTAAAAAAAAGGAGGGAAAAAGGGGGGAAAAAAAAGTTGAAAACAGCTGAAAAAAATTGGTTATCGTTTAGAAGGCgaactttaaaaaaaattgatgacatgaaaaaaaaagcggaacttataaaaaaaaaaaaaactgaaAAAAGGGATAAAAAGGTTAAAAGGGttattgaaaaattaaaatcgAAAGAAAGAAAGCGTGCTGGAAAATTGTccaaaaaacaaacaaacaaaaaaaagtaaaaaaaagtaaaaaaaagcaaaaaaaagcGTGAGATATAATGTGAAATAAAATGTAGACACATTATAGGGCATGTATTATTGACtacaattaaataaattagttCTTAAATTTTATTCGTCTATATTTCGAAGTTTGTCAATAAGTTCCTTGAATATCTCTTCTGCACCAAACTCTgcaaaaaaagacaaaaaaaaaaaaaaaaaaattaacaccTTGATGAATTTGTTTTATCGAGGATATATATCATTACACCATCtgcacataaatatatttttcattttgcaCAACACAttgcaaattttattattttttctcaattttttaaccttcatttttttttttaattaatgttttattttgaagAGAATCATATATTTCGAATATCAAATTATCTGTACATTTTTCTCGTATAGTAATACCTAGaatttccaaaaaaaaaaaaaaaaaaaaaaaaaaaaaaaaaaaaaaaaaaaaaaaaaatattcggatatatattaacatttaACAGagtattaatttatttttgtacctctcaaatttaatgaaataatatCTTTTAAGTTTTCAAAAATATCACAATATCTATAATCATAAACAACTTCAATATCTCGATTAAAAACAGTTTGGCTAGttggttttatttttgaatattgtcctatttttttcatcttaaaatatggatattttAAGATTGTATGTTTATGTATCATATCATTTTCACTTACattccttattttttttattcgtGTTCCATCtctgtaaaaaaaattaattagttTCTATAAAGTTCGTTGAGTAGTGTTGTATATGTGGAAGTATGCATATACATTTGTTGTTTAATCAGAACTGTTACACCGctttaatcatatttttcattttctttctTTACATTTTAGGATTCATAAATTGTTTCCATTCTTTAGCACTTTTAAAGTGTATCattcgaaaaaaaattaaaaactttttttttttttccattttcatataaattGAAATGGCGAGGAATTAGAAATGGCAAGGGAGTTGAAATGGCGaggaaatttttttttttttttttttgaaaaattgtGAATATATTGAaagcaaaataaatatagagtTTCCAGCTATTCACATGtttgtttcttttttgtACTAATTGGCATAAACatgatgaaataaaacaaaacatGATGAAATATAGCATGATAAAACGTGATGAAATATAGCATGATAAAACATGAcgaaatataacaaaatagtTAACACCAGTTTGTAGCCATactatatattgtatataataatttttatttctaaaaaaaaatatatttcgtTGCTCATAtacaaacaaattatatattgcACACATATAGGGTtcctataaataattttttttttttttaatttgctAATTAGAAATAGTgacaaaataaaagtattCGCTACTAACCATGCATGAAAAAATGCAGAAAAAATGCAGAAAAAATGCAGAAAAAAATGCAGAAAAAAtgcagaaaaaaataaacgcATAATTTATAAGCTTGCATAATTTAAGCTTGCATAAGCTAAGATAACAAAATTGGAAAGTCATATTTGGCAAGGCAATATAAtgttcaattattttttaaaaggcTTTAATAATTGCAAAAACAAAATCGATGTTGACCATTTAAGcaaacaatttttaaaacacaTTTATAATTTCAATACATACGAAATATCATtatgtttaaataaattttcgaAAATTAATTATCATGAAAAAGATTTCTGGAATCAAGTTTGTAAATTAATTACATCAAACGATGCGAACGTTTTGAGTCGCTTTGGGGTTTTAGGAAATAGACAGTTCCCAAAAAATGGCGAAAAAGGTGGAGAAAAAGGCGGAGAAAAAGGCGGAGAAAAAGGCGGAGAAAAAGGTGGCGAAAAAGGTGGCGAAAAAAATCTCCTAACCCTTTTTAATATCGAAGAACTGTGTTTAGTAGTGAATGCAATAACAAAAgttaacataaaaaatgaaaaaatattaaaattagcttctaacaaaattataaatgaaataaatattaataagcatactataaatatattgaaacATATTTCTgaatatagtaataataataataatacaataaataaaaatattctatatgaaaaaattagaaaCATTTCAGAAAACTACAATGaaataaatcaaaatttAACGGAGAAAGATATAAGCACACTTATCCAGTTCATATTAgaccaaaaaaataaaaaaaaaaatgaaaaaaaaaatgaaaaaaaaaatgaaaaaaaaaataataacataaataatgcTAACAATGCTAACAATGCTAACAATGCTAACAATGCTAATAGCGTTAACAATGCTAATAGCGAACTTAAAAATGACGAAAAcagtatattaaataaattagagACAAAACTGATTAGTAGCCTACAAAAAGTTAACTACATTAGTGAACAGAGTATtgctttaattttaaatgcATGTAGTAAGGgttgtgaaaaaaataaaaagctattagaaattataaaaataataataataatgaaaataaaaaatgaagataataaatgttcagatatatttataagtaGTATCACACATTCTTATgcatcattttattatagagacaaaattttatttaatttaatttcaGAATATacttgtaaaaatataaataacataaatataaaatcgttaataattattttaaatagttttattaacattaatataataaatttacaattatttaacACATCTTTAAATAAGATATATGATAACAAAATTGTCCAAACCCTATCTAATCAATGCACATCAAATTTAGTTacaatattaacaaaaacgTATAATTATTTAGATCATGAAAAAGtggaatatattttaaaaagcaTCATAAAAAGAATcaaaaaagaatatataaaatatgttgaaatgaaaaaaaaaaaaaaaaaaaaaaaaaatatatctaattttaCTAAAAATTATCATGAAAAAACggaaaatttatttattttatcatttttaactAAACACTTGACaaacatattaaataatcTTAGTAAGCTAAACTATGCTGATAATGATTTGtttgaaatatttacatatttaattttaaaaaataaaaattatataaataaactcgattttatgaatattgcAAGTGCATATTCTAGATatggatatataaataaagaaatatatgacattataaaaaaagaatcaaaaaaatatataatttcttatgatttaaaatatgtagaatttattaacatatttacAAGTGTTGCTAACTTATATTtgattgaaaaaaatagacaaaaaaaaagtgagAACATGATGGATGATCATTTGGTAAATGGTTTCAAAGATATCCTaagcataataataaatatgcttaaatataaaaatgtttcaaaaatagaaattataaattttcaaaattatgataaaacaaataaaccacataattataataattctattgttaaagataaaaatattattgaaaatttaaGCATAAATCATTTATGCACTATTTTATCAGTACTaagcaaaataaatattcatgatgatgttatttataaacatattttaaatcaattaaaaaaaaaaatatttaaaataaacgCAAAATGtttatctatatatttattatatataagcaAATTTAACATAATGTTAGATAATTACATAAAATCAGTGTTAtcaaattgttttataattGCAAACAATTCTATggtttctaaaaaaaaaagcgagTTAAATTGGGATATGTTATATGGAAGTGGCAATAATGATGGAAATGGCAATAATGGTGGAAGTGGTAATAATGATGAACGTGGCAATAATGATGAACGTGGCAATAATGATGAACGTGGCAATAATGATGAACGTGGCAATAATGGTGGAAATGGAAATAGTTCGATTCTAAGCAAGATGGGCAAATTATATACCCAATTAAGAACAGCCGATTTGGTAAATAGTGTGTACATTATTAgatgtataataaaaaatgattgggaatataaaaagaatacatttataatttatagatatttaaattatatttatgaaacaatttcagaaaaaaataataataataatgataataataatgataaaaagaaagaatatttaaaaaatttaccTAATGTTATAAAGTTAGATGATAATGATATAGatgaaaaacaaaatgtgaaaaataaaaaaatgaatatacatTGTTCATCTATTTTAGTAAAtacattaataattttaaatacacatatatataataattgttattatacaaaacttattatatatttattattttatacatttaatAATATCTTTGAAATGTTGAATCTTGATTTTTCAATTAAAAAAGCAATACATACAAATTCagataaacaaataaataatatcaaaaatgtaatcaaaaataaaattgatccTGCTAGCATTCGGCAATTAAATATGTCTGCTTTAATCTTATGCCATTTTGTGCCTTTAAATAAGAGCATGCCAAATGAAATTTCGCATCTAAACAAGAACATGCCAAATGAAATTTCGCATCTAAACAAGAACATGCCAAATATAATGTCTCATCTAAATAAATACCCAACTATAATATtgtcctttttatttttttttttaaaatatacacAATTTGTtcaatttgaaaaatataactctatatataactatacTACAAACGATAAAATTTTAGttaattatgataataatgatatatattctaATTTGAATGAagaacgaaaaaaaaaaaatattgactGTGACCCTTCTCTTATTCCCCATGTTTCCCATAACGAAATAAGCATCTACTCAAATATTTTGagcattttaaaaaaatataaaaataaaaataaaaacaaaaataaaaatatagaatacCAAGTTTTCTCATCATTTCCAATTTATCTCTACTATGTTGACATATTGATAATACCGCGCCCCTCGCAATGCCCAACCAATTAGAGGTCGTTAAATTGCAGAAAATGTTAGCATTGCTGAAAATGGCTAAAATTgcagaaaattataaaatagttTTGCATATGCACTTGCTTGCAAAGGGTCGCATTCAGCAGTTGCCACTACTTTTTTCTGTACATGcgtatatatacaaatgtgttgcattttttatattttatttgtaaatttttaaaacatttttaatttgttatgCTTTTCATGCCTTTGAAACGACTCTActatgaaatatttttttttttttttttttaaacatgaaatattttcaattttttaaagtcaccaaaaaaaagaaaataaatatatattcatgcGTATTACTGTAATAATACAATCAGgcaatgatatatatttttttttttttttttttttttcaaactaACATGTTGATAAATAATCACTAATATTGATAGCGCTAGTTAGGCATTTCCATTTTTGTCACTTCCCCATGATAAGCAGCTTCAAGCGCAATtggatgaaaataaattggATAGATTAAATTGGATGAAAATAAGATAGGCAGATTaaatttgatgaaaataagaTAGGCCGATTAAATTGGATGAAAATAGCTGGATGGTGTTGGAAACATGGAGATAGACCCTCAGCAAAAAATAACTGACGTAACAGTAAACTTGGAaggaattaataaaattaaaaaaagaagattagaatttatatttaaagaattaaaaaaaagtaaaaatatagaacaaGTTTTTTACAATATTGCACAATGTAATAACAAAATAGTtaatttaaacatttttgAAGACTATCCAATTGTTAAATTAAATAGCTTAATAAAtagtcatataataatagattatatatttaaagaaaaaaaaaaaaattatattattggAACCAATGTTAATAATCGTGGTGAAATATCTGGAGATATCGAAATAAATTtaccatatatttttaaaacaataaatagTATTGAACTTAAAGCAAATATAAGTAGCTTATAtactaataatttttcaataCGATATATATTaccatatataaaatattgtaataattggaaatttatttttgaaacatatatatcagcatttaataatataaaatgtggATCCTATactataaaaacaaattctattaaaacaaatttaattaaaaaaaatcattcAATAATTTGGGAAATAAAtcttaataaaatatatcatgaaataaataaaaattttatccCATCAGATAATATTCTTAAATTTAATGATAACCATATTAAAAATAccataaaatatgtatataaaaaagatgaaCTAAATTATGGAAAAGACAATGAACAAAACCAAAGTAATTACACATTTTATCCAACTTCGGGATACTACTACgaaatagaaaatgaaatatctTTGCCTTATTGTGAAgcaaatttttttaaaaatcatttaaattttttatatgctaaaaatatatttaaaaacttatattcatatatacattttagtaatggaataaaatataattataataaaaataaacaatattatttaaataaattcaaTTTCACTGGTAGTATAGGAAGTTCTTTAATTTTTCGAGGGTTTGAATATAATTCTATTGGAACTACagaaaaatgttttaattttaatgcacaaaataaaaattatgatatttcTTATAACTATTTAGGTgctaatttttttactaatATACAACTTATGTTTAAatacatattaaatattcaaaatattaatcctatgttatttttttatatacaattaGGAAGATTAAGtgatcatttttatttttcttttaaccaattaaaaaaagatacTCGCCTTTCAGCAGGTTTTGGGCTTATGACATATGTTCAGAAAAACGTTGCTCTAGAACTTTCATTCAATTTTCCAATATTACATCAGCTTACTGACAAAACTAAGTTTTTCCAAGTTGGCTTAAATTTCAAAGCTGCCTTGTAGTGACACACCATCTTAGTTTGCTCCCCATGCTTAGTACTGCTTAGTATtgatttttt
This sequence is a window from Plasmodium yoelii strain 17X genome assembly, chromosome: 1. Protein-coding genes within it:
- a CDS encoding sorting assembly machinery 50 kDa subunit, putative, translating into MEIDPQQKITDVTVNLEGINKIKKRRLEFIFKELKKSKNIEQVFYNIAQCNNKIVNLNIFEDYPIVKLNSLINSHIIIDYIFKEKKKNYIIGTNVNNRGEISGDIEINLPYIFKTINSIELKANISSLYTNNFSIRYILPYIKYCNNWKFIFETYISAFNNIKCGSYTIKTNSIKTNLIKKNHSIIWEINLNKIYHEINKNFIPSDNILKFNDNHIKNTIKYVYKKDELNYGKDNEQNQSNYTFYPTSGYYYEIENEISLPYCEANFFKNHLNFLYAKNIFKNLYSYIHFSNGIKYNYNKNKQYYLNKFNFTGSIGSSLIFRGFEYNSIGTTEKCFNFNAQNKNYDISYNYLGANFFTNIQLMFKYILNIQNINPMLFFYIQLGRLSDHFYFSFNQLKKDTRLSAGFGLMTYVQKNVALELSFNFPILHQLTDKTKFFQVGLNFKAAL